In Rhododendron vialii isolate Sample 1 chromosome 9a, ASM3025357v1, the following are encoded in one genomic region:
- the LOC131299593 gene encoding zinc finger BED domain-containing protein RICESLEEPER 2-like, which yields MRQQVLTNNFMNKDRPPLLTSSFDHETAQKELASAIIMHEYPLSIVDHVGFRRYSNALQPLFKVPCRNTMKVEIFKIYEYQRGKTMSLVVSNASTLAITTDMWTSSNQKKGFMAITAHFIDDSWTLQSRILRFIYVPCPHTKEVLCNQLLNCLIDWNIDRKISSITVDNCSTNDAMIDLLWDKLDSTSLMLGEDLFHMRCCAHILNLIVKDGLDVIKVGIEKLRDNVAYWTASQKRANFFEETVHQLNVTSTKKLGLDCATRWNSTLLMLQTALLYEDVFNHLSKRDAQYNSLSSEREWGYKINVLEFYFKLLFPTTYKEEVEKVRALYYKLLKEYQIPSSMMEDIGDSSSQSSSIDEESLSKYDVYMLRKSKRSRTIDTAKLELDHYLSKAVLPNPRDLMS from the exons atgaGGCAACAAGTTCTAACAAACAATTTCATGAACAAAGACCGTCCTCCGCTACTAACTTCTAGTTTTGATCATGAGACGGCACAGAAAGAACTTGCAAGTGCCATAATCATGCATGAGTATCCTCTTTCAATTGTGGACCATGTTGGATTTAGGAGGTATTCAAATGCTCTTCAACCTTTATTTAAGGTGCCGTGTAGAAACACAATGAAAGTTGAAATATTTAAGATTTATGAGTACCAAAGGGGGAAGACAATGAGTTTGGTGGTGAGTAATGCAAGTACATTGGCTATCACAACGGACATGTGGACTTCGAGTAATCAAAAGAAAGGCTTCATGGCTATCACAGCGCACTTTATTGATGATTCTTGGACTTTGCAAAGTCGCATTTTGAG GTTCATATATGTGCCATGTCCACATACAAAAGAAGTTCTATGTAACCAATTGTTGAATTGTTTGATAGATTGGAACATTGATAGAAAGATTTCAAGTATAACGGTTGATAATTGCTCTACCAATGATGCCATGATTGATCTTTTGTGGGACAAACTTGATAGTACATCGCTTATGTTGGGTGAGGATTTGTTTCATATGCGTTGTTGTGCGCACATTCTTAATCTTATTGTTAAAGATGGGTTGGATGTTATCAAGGTAGGTATTGAGAAACTTCGGGATAATGTAGCTTATTGGACAGCATCACAAAAAAGagcgaatttttttgaagaaacaGTCCACCAATTGAATGTGACTAGTACTAAGAAATTAGGCCTTGATTGTGCGACTAGGTGGAATTCAACACTCTTGATGCTTCAAACAGCCCTACTTTATGAGGATGTGTTCAATCACTTAAGCAAACGGGACGCTCAATATAATTCCTTATCGAGTGAACGTGAGTGGGG GTATAAGATCAACGTGTTGGAATTCTACTTTAAATTATTGTTTCCAACAACTTATAAGGAAGAAGTTGAGAAAGTTCGTGCACTTTATTATAAATTGCTTAAGGAGTATCAAATTCCTAGTTCAATGATGGAGGATATTGGTGACTCTTCTTCCCAATCAAGTTCCATTGATGAAGAGTCACTATCAAAGTATGATGTCTACATGCTTAGGAAGTCGAAGAGAAGTAGGACAATCGATACTGCAAAATTGGAGTTGGACCATTATTTGTCGAAAGCTGTCTTGCCAAATCCACGGGATTTGATGTCTTAA
- the LOC131300440 gene encoding cyclin-dependent kinase inhibitor 5-like, which translates to MGKYMKKAKTSGEVALMDSYLGVRTRAKTLALQKSGGGGGSYLQLRSRRLEKQTLICDSKRQKLTPKESPVSHPKNPNLVADEGTRLETEEKKREDVDEGIEASFGENVVEFEGRERSTRESTPCSLIRDPESIRTPGSTTRPTMPTEANRRLQNSMPRHIPTANEMDEFFAGAEEKQRRQFIEKYNFDLVNDAPLPGRYEWSKLDS; encoded by the exons ATGGGTAAATACATGAAGAAGGCAAAGACATCAGGAGAGGTGGCCCTCATGGACTCCTATCTCGGCGTCCGTACCCGCGCCAAAACCCTAGCTCTCCAGAAATCCGGCGGCGGCGGGGGGTCCTACCTCCAGCTCCGCAGCCGTAGACTAGAGAAACAAACCCTAATCTGCGATTCCAAGAGGCAGAAGCTAACGCCCAAAGAAAGTCCTGTATCTCAccccaaaaaccctaatttggtGGCCGATGAAGGGACTCGTTTGGAGACAGAGGAAAAGAAGCGCGAAGATGTTGATGAGGGAATTGAAGCTTCATTTGGCGAGAATGTGGTGGAATTTGAAGGTAGAGAGAG GAGTACCAGGGAAAGCACACCATGCAGTTTAATAAGAGATCCAGAGAGCATCAGAACCCCTGGTTCTACTACAAGGCCTACCATGCCTACTGAAGCTAACAGGAGACTGCAGAATTCCATGCCAAGACACATACCGACCGCAAATGAAATGGATGAGTTCTTCGCTGGTGCAGAAGAAAAGCAACGACGACAATTTATTGAGAA GTACAACTTTGATCTGGTGAATGACGCACCTCTCCCTGGACGGTACGAGTGGTCGAAGCTGGATTCATAG
- the LOC131300443 gene encoding transcription factor FAMA isoform X1, which yields MDKDGNYSGNFQGADYSIDHHHQLMKPRINEETYVDTSNQIADYTSLTSQPRSSTSPDKLSFADVMQFADFGPRLGLINQTKIPEEGQEEEVETGIDPVYFLRFPVLNEDRYKGLGEERGGEERGDGEGRGNSENNNNATSEGLGIVGGNFEKNLAADDHGVSNKNKRKRARSVKTSEEVESQRMTHIAVERNRRKQMNEHLRVLRSLMPGSYVQRGDQASIIGGAIEFVRELEQLLQCLESQKRRRLYGDPPPPPRPMGDSSTSSLANIPQPSQPPPPFFPPPVVPSLLPNGHDNQLKLVEFDPTAGLREETAESKSVLADVEVKMLGFDAMIKILSRRRPGQLIKTIAALEDLQLIILHTNITTIEQTVLYSFNVKVTSEARFSADDIASSVQQIFSFIHANNTM from the exons ATGGACAAAGATGGGAACTACTCG GGTAATTTCCAAGGAGCAGACTACTCTATCGACCATCACCACCAGCTCATGAAGCCAAGGATTAACGAAGAAACATACGTCGATACCAGCAACCAAATAGCAGACTACACCTCGCTTACGAGTCAACCGCGAAGCTCAACTTCTCCCGATAAGTTGAGCTTCGCGGATGTGATGCAGTTTGCAGATTTCGGGCCCAGGTTGGGCCTAATCAATCAAACCAAGATACCCGAGGAAGGACAAGAGGAAGAAGTAGAAACTGGGATCGACCCGGTTTATTTCTTGAGGTTTCCGGTTCTGAATGAAGACAGGTATAAAGGGTTGGGCGAAGAACGAGGAGGCGAGGAGAGAGGAGACGGAGAGGGCAGGGGTAATTCGGAAAACAACAATAACGCCACGTCGGAGGGGCTTGGGATTGTTGGGGGGAATTTTGAGAAGAATTTGGCAGCAGATGATCATGGAGTGAGTAATAAGAACAAGAGGAAGAGAGCAAGAAGTGTGAAGACAAGTGAGGAAGTGGAGAGCCAAAGGATGACTCATATTGCTGTGGAGAGGAATAGGAGGAAGCAAATGAATGAGCATCTTAGGGTTTTGAGGTCTCTCATGCCTGGCTCTTACGTCCAGAGG GGAGATCAAGCATCCATCATTGGAGGAGCTATTGAGTTTGTAAGAGAGCTAGAGCAACTCCTGCAATGCCTCGAATCCCAGAAGCGGCGGAGGCTCTACGGAgatccgccgccgccgcctcgGCCAATGGGAGACTCCTCCACCTCCTCCCTTGCAAATATCCCGCAACCATCTCAACCCCCGCCGCCATTCTTTCCTCCTCCGGTGGTGCCGTCGTTGCTCCCAAATGGTCATGATAATCAGCTTAAACTTGTGGAGTTTGATCCCACGGCCGGACTCCGGGAGGAGACGGCAGAGAGCAAGTCGGTCCTGGCCGATGTCGAAGTGAAGATGTTAGGGTTTGATGCCATGATAAAGATCTTGTCAAGAAGAAGGCCAGGGCAACTCATTAAGACCATTGCTGCATTGGAGGATTTGCAGCTTATTATCCTCCACACCAATATCACCACTATTGAACAAACTGTGCTCTACTCTTTCAATGTCAAG GTTACAAGTGAAGCGCGATTCTCGGCGGATGATATAGCGAGTTCAGTTCAACAGATATTTAGTTTTATCCATGCAAACAACACCATGTGA
- the LOC131300443 gene encoding transcription factor FAMA isoform X2 has translation MQFADFGPRLGLINQTKIPEEGQEEEVETGIDPVYFLRFPVLNEDRYKGLGEERGGEERGDGEGRGNSENNNNATSEGLGIVGGNFEKNLAADDHGVSNKNKRKRARSVKTSEEVESQRMTHIAVERNRRKQMNEHLRVLRSLMPGSYVQRGDQASIIGGAIEFVRELEQLLQCLESQKRRRLYGDPPPPPRPMGDSSTSSLANIPQPSQPPPPFFPPPVVPSLLPNGHDNQLKLVEFDPTAGLREETAESKSVLADVEVKMLGFDAMIKILSRRRPGQLIKTIAALEDLQLIILHTNITTIEQTVLYSFNVKVTSEARFSADDIASSVQQIFSFIHANNTM, from the exons ATGCAGTTTGCAGATTTCGGGCCCAGGTTGGGCCTAATCAATCAAACCAAGATACCCGAGGAAGGACAAGAGGAAGAAGTAGAAACTGGGATCGACCCGGTTTATTTCTTGAGGTTTCCGGTTCTGAATGAAGACAGGTATAAAGGGTTGGGCGAAGAACGAGGAGGCGAGGAGAGAGGAGACGGAGAGGGCAGGGGTAATTCGGAAAACAACAATAACGCCACGTCGGAGGGGCTTGGGATTGTTGGGGGGAATTTTGAGAAGAATTTGGCAGCAGATGATCATGGAGTGAGTAATAAGAACAAGAGGAAGAGAGCAAGAAGTGTGAAGACAAGTGAGGAAGTGGAGAGCCAAAGGATGACTCATATTGCTGTGGAGAGGAATAGGAGGAAGCAAATGAATGAGCATCTTAGGGTTTTGAGGTCTCTCATGCCTGGCTCTTACGTCCAGAGG GGAGATCAAGCATCCATCATTGGAGGAGCTATTGAGTTTGTAAGAGAGCTAGAGCAACTCCTGCAATGCCTCGAATCCCAGAAGCGGCGGAGGCTCTACGGAgatccgccgccgccgcctcgGCCAATGGGAGACTCCTCCACCTCCTCCCTTGCAAATATCCCGCAACCATCTCAACCCCCGCCGCCATTCTTTCCTCCTCCGGTGGTGCCGTCGTTGCTCCCAAATGGTCATGATAATCAGCTTAAACTTGTGGAGTTTGATCCCACGGCCGGACTCCGGGAGGAGACGGCAGAGAGCAAGTCGGTCCTGGCCGATGTCGAAGTGAAGATGTTAGGGTTTGATGCCATGATAAAGATCTTGTCAAGAAGAAGGCCAGGGCAACTCATTAAGACCATTGCTGCATTGGAGGATTTGCAGCTTATTATCCTCCACACCAATATCACCACTATTGAACAAACTGTGCTCTACTCTTTCAATGTCAAG GTTACAAGTGAAGCGCGATTCTCGGCGGATGATATAGCGAGTTCAGTTCAACAGATATTTAGTTTTATCCATGCAAACAACACCATGTGA